The Candidatus Limnocylindria bacterium genome includes the window GTGGCATTCCATTTCGTGCGCTTCTTCTTCGGCGGCTTTCCGTGAGCGACGAGCACACTGCTGCGTCCCCGTCGGGCGAGCCCAATGCCTTCTCGTACGCGCCAATGCCGGATGTCGGTCGCTCGATGCGGGAGCGCCTCGGCCAGTACCCGCGCGTCCCTGACATCACCTTCGACGCGCTGCGGACGGTCGCGCGGTGGACCGCGGTCGGCCTCACGAAGCTGCAGTTCCCGATCGACGTCCGGGGCGAAGAGCCTTCGGGCGATCGCGTCGCGCTGGTCGCGAACCACCAGAGCCACCTCGACTCGCTCCTGGTCCTCGCCTCCCTGTCCGAGCACCGGCGGCGCGAGATCGCCTGCCTCGCGGCGAAGGACTACTTCTTCGAGAACACCTCATTCGCGCTGGCGAGCTCGCTGTTCGCGATGGCCGTCGCGTTCGATCGCACCAAGTACACCGAGCTCCGACGCTGGACGCGGATCCTGCGCGAACAGCCGCGCGGCACCCTCCTCGTCTACCCATCCGGCAGCCGCCGGCGTTCTGAAGCGCACGACGCGATCCTGTTCGTCCTCGCGAACAGCGGGTGGTCGATCGTTCCGGTCGCGATAGCGGGGAGCGCGAAGGCATGGCCGGTCACCAGCAAGATCTGGCGTCCGTTCCAGCGCGTGCGCGTCACGTTCGG containing:
- a CDS encoding lysophospholipid acyltransferase family protein; amino-acid sequence: MPDVGRSMRERLGQYPRVPDITFDALRTVARWTAVGLTKLQFPIDVRGEEPSGDRVALVANHQSHLDSLLVLASLSEHRRREIACLAAKDYFFENTSFALASSLFAMAVAFDRTKYTELRRWTRILREQPRGTLLVYPSGSRRRSEAHDAILFVLANSGWSIVPVAIAGSAKAWPVTSKIWRPFQRVRVTFGRPMSAVPTKDLGASLAAFWSANT